Part of the Kitasatospora sp. NBC_01266 genome, TCGGCCAGCCGCCGCCCGGCGATCAGCACGGTGGGCCGGCCGGTGCGCCGGGCCATCAGCCGCGCGCCGACCATGGTCAGCCACGGCCCGGCCAGCACCAGCCCGCCCAGGATCAGCACGATGCCCGGCACGAAGGCCCGGACCTGACCGGCCGAGGTGGGCGGCCGCCGGCCGATGAAGTAGGCGAGTTCGACGACGCCCAGGGCCAGCGGGAGCACCCGGTAGAAGCGGGGCGGGCGCGGGGTGGTCCGCCGGGTGACGCCGAGCGGGGAGATCTGCACCCGGCGCAGCGCGATCCGGGCCGCGACGGCCGCCGCCAGCGGGACGCCGAGCGCCACTGCCAGGACGTCGTTCAGGTTGAGCGCCAGGTCGCTGCTGAAGAACCGCGCGGTGGTGAGGTCGACCGTCGCCAGCAGCGGACGCAGCAGGAAGAACAGGCCGAAGCCGACCGCCGTGCCGGCCGCCGCCGCGACGGTCGACTCCACCGCCGAGACCACCGAGATCTGCCGGGGTGTCGCGCCGACCAGGCGCATCGCGGCGAAGCGCTGCTCGCGGCGGGTGGCGGCGAGCCGGGTCGCGGTGCCGATCAGGATCAGCACCGGGAAGATCAGCGCGACCGCCACCACCGAGAGGATCAGGTCCATCCCGCTGGCGTTGGTACCGACCGGGCAGTCGGCGCACTCGCTGGGCGGCGTCGTCATGATCGAGCCGACCCGCACCGCGGCCGGATCGGCCGCCAGCTCGCCCGGGGTGTGGCCGATGAGGATGATCAGCGAGTCCGGTGCGGGCAGCGCCGCCGGGCCGATCGTGCCCACCTGCTGCCCGGGGTAGCGGTCGGCGAGTTCGTCGGCCGGCGTGCCGGTCAGCAGCTTCGCCATGGCGGGCGAGGCGTAGTACTGCCCGGGCCCGGGCAGGTGCGGGATGCCGGGCGGCAGCGGCGAGTCTGGCCCGGTGGCGGCGACGTCGACCCGGCCGATGGTCCTGCCCTGGAAGGCGTCGGCCCGGATCAGCCACCAGAGCGGCTGGGCGCTGCCGGCGGGGGCCGCCGAACCGGCGGCAGCGCCGCTGTCGAGCCAGGAGTTGCGCCCGTTCTGGGTGTTGGTGGCGTTGATCGCCGCCAGCGTGCCCAGCAGCAGGCCGACCCCGAGGGCGACGGCGGACGCGACGACCACCAGGCGGGCGGCCGCCTCCCGACCGGCCGCCAGCGTCAGGCGAAGTCCGAGGCGGATCACGAGGCCATCCGCTCGATCAGGAGCGGTGCGACCCTGCCGTCGCGCACCACGACCTCGCGGTCCGCGCAGGCGGCCACCCGGGGCTCGTGGGTGACGATCACCACGGTGGTGCCGTGCTCGCGGGCGGCGTCCACCAGCAGGTCCATCACCTGCTCGCCGGTGACCGAGTCGAGCGAACCGGTCGGCTCGTCGGCGAAGAGCACGTCGGGCTCGGCGACCAGCGCGCGGGCCAGCGCGACCCGCTGCGCCTGACCACCCGACAGCTCCCCCGAGCGGCGCCCGCCCAGCCCGTCCAGGCCGAGCCGGCCGAACCACGAGCGGGCCCGGTCCAGCGCCTGCGACCGGCGGACACCGCCCAGCAGCAGCGGCAGCGCCACGTTCTCCTCGGCGGTCAACTCGGGCACCAACTGGCCGAACTGGAAGACGAAGCCGAAACGGTCACGGCGCAGCGCGCTGCGCTCGGTCTCGCGCAGGGTGTCGATCCGGCGGCCGTCGAACCGGACCTCGCCGGCATCGGGGGCCAGGATCCCGGCCAGGCAGTGCAGCAGCGTCGACTTGCCGGAGCCGCTGGGGCCCATGATGGCCAGGATCTCGCCGGGGGCCACCCCCAGGGTCGCGCTGCGCAGCGCGGGCGTCTCGCCGAAGGAGAGCACGACGTCCCGCGCCTCGATGATGAAGTCGCTTGCGGTGCTCATCCCCTGACCTCCTCGGCGAGCGCGCCCAGCCGGGCGGCGGTCTGGTCGATCCAGCGCAGGTCCGCCTCGAGGTGGAACAGGCCGTGGTCGGCGAGCAGCCGGTCGACCAGCGAGCCGCCGCGCCGCACCTCGGTCAGTTCGCGCATCCGTCCCAGGTGCGCCGCGCGCTGGGCGTCGAGGTAGCCGGCGGCGTCGCGCTCCAGCAGCAGGGCCAGTACGACCTTGGTGAACAGCACCGTCTGCAGGTGCGGTTCGGCCTCGGCCGGGGTGGCGAGCCAGGTCTGCAGCTCGGTGGCACCGAGGTCGGTGATCACGTAGCGCTTGCGGTCGGGGCCGGTCCCCGGCCCGACCTCGCCCATCACCACCTTCCCGTCCCGGGCGAGCCTGCTGAGGGTCGAGTAGACCTGCCCGGGCGGCAGCGGCTTGCCCCGGCCGAAGTAGGCGTCGTAGTCGCGCTTGAGGTCGTAACCGT contains:
- a CDS encoding ABC transporter permease → MIRLGLRLTLAAGREAAARLVVVASAVALGVGLLLGTLAAINATNTQNGRNSWLDSGAAAGSAAPAGSAQPLWWLIRADAFQGRTIGRVDVAATGPDSPLPPGIPHLPGPGQYYASPAMAKLLTGTPADELADRYPGQQVGTIGPAALPAPDSLIILIGHTPGELAADPAAVRVGSIMTTPPSECADCPVGTNASGMDLILSVVAVALIFPVLILIGTATRLAATRREQRFAAMRLVGATPRQISVVSAVESTVAAAAGTAVGFGLFFLLRPLLATVDLTTARFFSSDLALNLNDVLAVALGVPLAAAVAARIALRRVQISPLGVTRRTTPRPPRFYRVLPLALGVVELAYFIGRRPPTSAGQVRAFVPGIVLILGGLVLAGPWLTMVGARLMARRTGRPTVLIAGRRLADDPKAGFRAVSGLVLALCITSGAVGVIDALTVEQGVPKGSAALRSTVVSEFFHDRTAAGQPIDPESPLPDQALAALRAIPGVTGVTSVHTNPLGTTDPLMAGQNVRGPLPPAALVDCAQLASTPVFGLCDPGAQAASITPYLGSMGLNRDESWPTRWPTAAISAEQVDRLPVQLIVVGTDGSTSAVERARTLLANAYPAERSPYTIGEDRAGMSAELTSYQKLADVVILVSLPIAGCSLAVSVAGGLTDRKRPFSLLRLTGVQLATLRRVVLLESALPLLVVAVVAIGMGFLAAQLFLQAQYGYSVRAPDFSYYVLVLLGLAASLGVIGSTLPLLRRITGPQTARNE
- a CDS encoding ABC transporter ATP-binding protein produces the protein MSTASDFIIEARDVVLSFGETPALRSATLGVAPGEILAIMGPSGSGKSTLLHCLAGILAPDAGEVRFDGRRIDTLRETERSALRRDRFGFVFQFGQLVPELTAEENVALPLLLGGVRRSQALDRARSWFGRLGLDGLGGRRSGELSGGQAQRVALARALVAEPDVLFADEPTGSLDSVTGEQVMDLLVDAAREHGTTVVIVTHEPRVAACADREVVVRDGRVAPLLIERMAS
- a CDS encoding PadR family transcriptional regulator, yielding MTVPLALLGLLEREPSHGYDLKRDYDAYFGRGKPLPPGQVYSTLSRLARDGKVVMGEVGPGTGPDRKRYVITDLGATELQTWLATPAEAEPHLQTVLFTKVVLALLLERDAAGYLDAQRAAHLGRMRELTEVRRGGSLVDRLLADHGLFHLEADLRWIDQTAARLGALAEEVRG